A genomic region of Papaver somniferum cultivar HN1 chromosome 7, ASM357369v1, whole genome shotgun sequence contains the following coding sequences:
- the LOC113298293 gene encoding protein DJ-1 homolog D — MAKTVLILCGDYMEDYEVMVPFQALLAYGISVDAVCPGKKAGDTCRTAVHQLSGHQTYSESRGHNFTLNATFSEIEASKYDGLVIPGGRAPEYLAMDESVLALVKNFSDSGKPIASVCHGQLILAAAGVGKGKRCTAFPTVKPTLLSVGCHWVEPQTMSACVADGNLITAATYIGHPEFIQIFVKALGGAVSGSDKRILFLCGDYMEDYEVMVPFQALQALGCHVDAVCPKKKSGDICPTAIHDFEGDQTYSEKPGHDFNLTETFEGLNYSSYDALVIPGGRAPEYLALDEKVLVLVKHFMEAEKPVASICHGQQILSAADVLKGRKCTAYPAVKLNVVLAGATWLAPDPIDRCFTDGNLVTGAAWPGHPQFISQLMTLLGIKVSF; from the exons ATGGCGAAAACAGTTCTTATACTCTGTGGAGATTACATGGAAGACTACGAG GTGATGGTTCCATTTCAAGCATTGTTGGCTTACGGGATTTCAGTGGATGCTGTATGTCCTGGAAAGAAAGCTGGTGATACTTGTCGAACTGCCGTTCATCAGCTTTCTGGTCATCAG ACTTACTCAGAGTCACGGGGCCACAATTTCACCCTCAATGCCACGTTTAGTGAAATCGAAGCAAGCAAATACGATGGATTGGTTATCCCTGGAGGGCGAGCCCCGGAATATCTCGCCATGGATGAATCCGTTCTAGCCTTAGTAAAAAATTTCTCTGATTCGGGAAAGCCAATTGCCTCTGTTTGCCATGGGCAACTGATCTTGGCAGCTGCAGGTGTTGGTAAAGGAAAGAGGTGCACAGCATTTCCCACTGTGAAGCCCACACTACTTTCTGTAGGTTGTCACTGGGTTGAACCACAGACAATGTCAGCATGTGTTGCAGATGGTAATCTTATAACTGCAGCAACATATATAGGACATCCCGAGTTTATCCAGATTTTCGTTAAGGCTCTAGGAGGAGCTGTGTCTGGTTCAGATAAGCGGATTTTGTTTCTTTGTGGG GATTATATGGAAGATTACGAGGTTATGGTACCATTCCAGGCGCTACAAGCTCTTGGATGCCATGTTGATGCAGTTTGCCCAAAAAAGAAATCAGGTGATATCTGCCCAACAGCTATCCATGACTTTGAAGGTGATCAAACATACAGCGAGAAGCCAGGTCATGATTTCAACCTGACAGAAACCTTTGAAGGTTTAAATTATTCGAGCTACGATGCACTTGTTATACCTGGAGGCCGAGCACCAGAGTACCTTGCATTGGATGAAAAAGTGCTAGTCTTGGTGAAGCACTTTATGGAGGCAGAAAAACCTGTAGCATCTATCTGCCATGGACAACAAATTCTATCAGCTGCAGATGTTCTCAAG GGGAGGAAATGCACGGCATATCCTGCAGTAAAGCTTAATGTAGTTTTGGCAGGAGCAACGTGGTTGGCACCCGACCCAATAGACCGCTGCTTCACTGATGGGAATTTGGTGACTGGAGCAGCTTGGCCTGGTCATCCTCAGTTCATTTCCCAGTTGATGACATTGCTCGGTATCAAAGTATCTTTCTAA
- the LOC113298294 gene encoding pentatricopeptide repeat-containing protein At5g13770, chloroplastic-like: MAIWKTIDWSLTSAHKEPLISPPSSSKIIISVVSLSNRRFLLVNSSTNSPISYPSLETSTKNDLLTLQLDSQSQQNLFLDEGNSNEFLCKLCKDPQTESVAFQYYEKAKDRPGYRPNQLVFKLLLRYLIKHKQWNSVSSLAKDFQDFQIFPDVITCSKLVSGCMKARKFNIAENLLGIFESNQDIAVSAFNSAMKGYNKLHMYSSTILVYNRMKSARISLDLDSYYQTLEAFYRTGNTEEVLFLFKELQSQNFDTNKIYTQIYLVLCNSLGKSGRAFEALDFFNEMKGKGVVEDSLIYSSLISSFASIREVQIAEEIFEEAKEKKLVRDPALFLRLVLMYVEEGLVEKTLQVVETMKELDIRVSDCIFCAIINGYSRKRGLNDAIKVYDELISQGYEPGQVTYASIINVYCRLGLYEKAEVVFAEMESKGFVKCVVAYSSMVSMYGKIGRLREAMKMVAKMKERGCEPNVWIYNSLLDMHGKVPNLRQVEKIWKEMKRRKVTPDKVSYTSVIYAYSKARAFDESLKFYEEYRFNGGSIDRAMAGIMVGIFSKNNRIDELVKLLQDMKADGAGLDLRLYRSAMNALRDAGLEDQAKRFEESFDSINTPNREPNRPVQNIWVRKLPVEP, translated from the coding sequence ATGGCGATTTGGAAGACCATTGATTGGTCCCTAACTTCCGCTCACAAGGAACCCCTAATTTCACCGCCATCTTCTTCAAAGATTATCATTTCCGTCGTATCTCTTTCAAATCGTCGGTTCCTGTTAGTAAATTCCTCTACGAATTCACCAATATCATATCCTTCATTAGAAACCTCGACAAAAAATGACCTTCTAACACTCCAATTAGACTCTCAAAGCCAACAAAATCTTTTTCTAGACGAGGGAAATTCGAATGAATTTCTGTGTAAACTTTGTAAGGATCCTCAAACAGAATCTGTAGCTTTCCAATACTACGAAAAGGCGAAAGATCGTCCGGGATATCGACCTAATCAGTTAGTATTCAAGCTATTACTCAGGTACTTGATTAAACACAAACAATGGAATTCAGTTTCATCACTTGCTAAAGATTTTCAGGATTTTCAAATTTTTCCTGATGTGATTACTTGTAGTAAGTTGGTAAGTGGTTGTATGAAAGCAAGAAAATTCAATATTGCGGAGAATTTGCTTGGGATTTTCGAATCTAATCAAGATATTGCTGTTTCTGCGTTTAATTCAGCCATGAAAGGTTATAATAAGCTGCATATGTACAGTAGCACAATTTTAGTTTACAATCGAATGAAATCGGCAAGGATTTCGTTAGATTTAGATTCTTATTATCAGACATTGGAAGCATTTTACAGAACAGGGAATACAGAGGAAGTTCTGTTCTTATTCAAAGAACTACAGAGCCAAAATTTTGATACAAACAAGATTTATACACAGATTTACTTGGTATTATGCAATTCTTTAGGGAAGTCGGGCCGCGCATTTGAAGCTCTTGATTTCTTTAATGAAATGAAAGGGAAAggtgttgttgaagattcgttgATTTACtcatctctgatttcttctttcgcTAGTATTCGTGAAGTTCAAATTGCtgaagaaatttttgaagaagCGAAGGAGAAAAAATTAGTAAGAGATCCAGCTTTGTTTCTGAGACTTGTTTTGATGTATGTTGAAGAAGGATTAGTAGAGAAAACATTACAAGTTGTTGAAACAATGAAGGAGTTAGATATAAGGGTTTCTGATTGTATCTTTTGTGCAATCATTAATGGATATTCGAGAAAACGAGGACTCAATGATGCAATCAAAGTGTACGACGAACTGATTTCGCAGGGATATGAACCAGGTCAAGTTACTTATGCTTCGATCATAAACGTTTACTGTCGATTAGGATTATACGAAAAAGCTGAAGTGGTATTCGCGGAGATGGAGAGTAAGGGTTTTGTTAAATGTGTAGTTGCTTATTCCAGTATGGTATCAATGTATGGCAAAATTGGGAGATTAAGAGAAGCAATGAAAATGGTGGCCAAAATGAAAGAAAGAGGTTGCGAACCAAATGTTTGGATATACAATTCTCTGTTAGATATGCATGGGAAAGTTCCGAACTTAAGACAAGTTGAGAAGATTTGGAAAGAAATGAAACGCCGGAAAGTTACGCCGGATAAAGTTAGTTACACGAGTGTCATATACGCATATAGCAAAGCCAGAGCATTCGACGAGTCTTTGAAGTTTTACGAAGAGTATCGGTTTAATGGAGGTTCGATTGATAGAGCTATGGCAGGGATTATGGTTGGAATTTTTTCCAAGAATAATAGAATTGATGAATTGGTTAAACTTTTACAAGATATGAAAGCAGATGGAGCTGGTCTGGATTTGAGACTTTATAGATCAGCTATGAATGCTTTAAGAGATGCTGGTCTTGAAGATCAAGCGAAACGGTTTGAAGAAAGTTTTGATTCCATAAATACTCCAAACAGGGAACCAAATCGTCCTGTTCAAAATATTTGGGTTCGTAAACTGCCCGTTGAACCATGA